Below is a genomic region from Amphiura filiformis chromosome 19, Afil_fr2py, whole genome shotgun sequence.
atgatactcgctaaaaccaattaatgaacgagaccTCCATTTACATTATTTTCACAAGCAAAATGGCTCAAAATACTCTCTTACATTCACTTGATGAAATGTTATATTTAATTTCAGTGGAGAGCGTGGGAAATATTATAAACACATCATGAAGGCATGTGAAAAACCAAGCAAGTATATGTCCATGATACTTGATGGCATGGACCAACATGTGACCCAACTACCCAAGCCACTGACCAACTCAAAGAGTATGGCCTCAATGTGGAAGCTGCCCACACACATAACGGGTGCAATTGTGCATGGTCGTGGACAACACGTTTTTGTTGATATAAATGAGGTACCTCATGATAGCAACATGACCATGAATGTGCTATTACAGGTAAGACTTATAACATTATACAACATATTTAAGAAAGCAAACGAAGGCTGAAGTCTCTATAAAGTTTTCTTATTGATTTTCTACCTGGACATCTGTTAGTTTGATAAAAACGAGCACCTGCACCAGATAATAAAACAACcattattgtttttgttattattctGTTTACTTGCATTGTTAGATGGTGTGTTTTGCAATCTatattttctcattaacatattgaaattaggagttccaaattggtGTATTTCTGACGATATCggaaaactgtcaaattagtttCAAACATTGTAATACTGTTTTTATATTGACGTGTTTATTTTTCCAAATTCTTGATATTATCTTAtaaattgtattgttgtattgaaAGTATAGTGGGGTGGTGGTGGGAGAATAGACTATGATATGtgagttttgttggtgtgaggaCTCTGATTGTGGTATACAATGTAATTCAGGATGTGTCTAGTGTCATGCTGAGTGGTGTGGGTGTGCAACTGTTGTGACTGGGTATGTGCCCTTCCAGTGTGCTGTAAGTGGATTGTGCTGTGCAAATGTTGTGTGCTTGTGAGTAGTCTGGGTTGGATTTCTTGGGGTGGattattaacttattttgctTTCGTATGGTTTGTGCTATAGggtttgctgcaatattttgtttatttattttgttgttcacttgcattttgtcataattctTTATTGTGTCTAttatatgtcttttaatgtaaactttcctgtaatttagcctgcgggctacaatgcattgtgttaataaaccataaatgaatgaatgaatgaaaaaaaccTCTCATGACAATATATCCTATAGATACCTGACATTTGGTTTTCTCTCAGAATGGTGTATTTCTTTGCTTGTCTCTTGACTTGAGATTTCCAGTATTCAGCAAGACATTCTCAATCATCAGCAATCAATGTTTGTCTATTTTCTTTAGTGTCCAGGCTTGAATCCAATATGTTGCAATCAGTGTATCAGACAGTTAAAACATAGTATAAAGTTGACTGGTAAAACACAAGTTTACCTTTATTATTGACcctaaaattgctgaaaattgaatattttctCATGCAATCTTGTCGCAGTAAAAACCGAATTAAAAAGTGTACACTACACTTTATCCTATTTTGAGCTGCACAAGTACACAgttgccaaggtacctgactggaaTAGTACCTACAcactacacagtaccaatgcggCTACTGCACAGAATCCACCAGCAGTGACTCCCCTACGATGGTGTACCTGTGGAGgtggccccaataggaatcttgtagtgtaagtGGAACTAGTTAATATGGTggatcaaaaataaattatataaataaatttatgaTTTTATTCTGCCAACAGGTTCTGCTGAAATATCCCAGCTTGCCACCAGTGCTATATTTACAACTTGACAACTGTGTTCGTGAGAACAAAAATCGCTTCATGTTTGCTATGTGTTGTATGCTGGTAGAACTACAGATATTCAGAAAGGTAATTGTTCTTTTACTCGTTCAATGTCACCATTCCCAtaatacattttacaattttaatgTGGTACAATTATTACAACGCAGTTTGAAGCAGGCTTGGGCAATATCTTGATCAATcgaaaaatgtttgatttttttaatagGGTACTCAATTATTCAAAAACACCGTAATCAAAGTATTGACTTCTGATTGTTTTTCAAAGCAAATAGATTTTGAAGCAATGTTGTCAACTGTTGGTAGTTTTTTAAATAGTTATAGGTGATTATATCATGACATTGGACATAAAATGTCTTGGGCTGATCAAATTGCACGATTCATATTTTGATTTTGCATTAAATTGAAACTTGGGCAGCACGGCACTTTTATTCATAAAATGAGAATTGCTTGCAATTGTTGAACTATGAAACTAATCTTAAAACTAAGATTTTGGGTTGTTTTTGGTTCATATGTTCTGAACATGAAGGCGTTTTCAACAACATGGTAAAACAAGTAAATTTTGATTTGCCCTTATTAGAACATTCCTTGTTCACTCTGTAGTGCTTGTTTATGTTGTCCATCTGTAGGTTTCTGTAATAAGTTcataaatggttttttttttttaatttttttttacggtATGTAGATTTATCAATACCAGGTGATTGTTATGGTGTTACCAGTTCGCTGACCAATGTGGTCAGCCATGCTAGTCATTGCCCTACTGGCTGTAGAACGTGGCGTAACCATGGTGTACTGGCTAGCATTTAGAATTCCCTCCTTGTTATTGCTTTTTGCTTTAGTTTCTTCTTTTCTGATATCCATTTAGCTCCAAATTTCACAGTATTCTCATGCAATCCGAATGTGGCAAATTCCTGAGATACATGTGTAACTAATCTGAAATCCTGAGCAAAACCCAAATGTGGTGGTTTCCACATTCTTGTTTTTAGATGATTTCTTTACTGTGGCTCTTGTGGTACTAAAtatgatttgcatatttttactTGCAGATTAAAATGTCCTTCCTGCCAGTTGGGCATACACACGAGGATATTGATCAGTTCTTCTCAAGGATTGCGCAATATCTTCGTAAGAGGAATGTTCAAACCATAGTCAAGTTGTTACGACTGATAAAGGAAGCATACAAGAAGTTAAAGACAACAACAGAACGGCTGAAGAACATGTTTAACATAAGGGATTGGTTGATGCCCTCAATTGCGCCAATGAGGCATCACACACAACATCATGTGTTCCGTTTTACACTGAATGAACAAGGTAAGACTGATTACAAAATTGCTTCTTTTGCTGAGCTGTTTGAATTTGAAAAGTTACCTGTATATTTTTGGTTCATTATAATAAAAAAGCTCATTAGTTCGTGTGTTCTGAACTGGCCACCCTTAGCATTTCACAgcaaatattatacaaatgtaTGTTGTAGAAGCAGTAGGAATAAAGTAAAAcattcaatttaagaaagaaatgaaCTTATCTTTATCAAAAAGGGTAAAAAAATTTATATCGGGATTTAAATCAACATGATTTAAATCAAGCGATTCCTGTCGCAAGTCAATTAAGCATAAATCAGGCACTTGCAAATCTTATACATAAAATGTGTGATCACCCCATTGCATACTTGTGTAGATGCATCATGCTAACAGTGCTTTTGGAACAGAAACTTGCTGTTGATACACTACGTGTGCAATATAAAGATCCAGAATATTGTTATATAAAGTTTTGACTAATAGAAATTAATGCCACATAACATTGTGTATAAATGAGACTTGTTCAAGGTGAAAACTTACCAAGCCGTTTttcctttcaaaatattgtatcaTTCCATTAAATCTTACTTGGATGATTAATTGGTAAATTAAAGAACAGCTATTATCAATCatgcaatatttatattttttttaaagaaatgcaatgacaaaattggtgatGATGCATCAAGTCTGTTCTTTATTGGTTGTAATAATAAGTTCAATATTAACTTGACTTTACAGGAAAGGCAGTAATGCACACCAGGCAATGGGCCAACATGACAAAGGAATGGACTGAATGTGATAAAACagacaatatcaattacattattCAGTCCCACCCAGAAGGTATACCTGATTTGGTGCCATTATGCTTTATCAAGCCAGATCTTGCCACTTTTGAGGTTGATATTAAGAAGATGGAAAAGTTTCCTTGGATGAAAAGTGACCACTTGAAGGAATGGGGTGATTTTTTGCAAGAGATAAAACATCAAAAGGGTAAGCTAAAAAGCACTAGTAGTTTGGGCTGGACTTTTTGTCCATACCCACAATGTTTTTATATTtatgttagggatgaaatcaataCTGGACCAGCGGTAAACGGGCGATTCCTTTCGGTTGGAGCAGGTTTCTATTGttttaaacaatggaacgcgattCAACCActggtcaaccggcggtcgagttttgatttcatcccttaaacCATCTGagattttgtataattattttcttatatatGCACTTCTGAATCTGAAGTCTGTTCATTATTTATATTGGATGTTTGCAATAGAAGACTAATTCATGTCATATCTTCGGAACCTGCCAGGAAAAAAGTGTGTACTGATGccctttcagatttttttaaaaatctgacaaCGAGGATGCACAGGTGAAAAATGTGCAAGATCCAAGATGCCCACTCACAGCTCGTTAAAATCAAAGttaaaattaggcacaaaatttaATCAAACATTTTGTATGTGTAAACAAGGGCAACAAGAAATCCAATATTTGAAACTTGCATGGAAATTAAACAATTTGTTTTCTTTCAATAGTGATTTTAAATACTCTTGAAAACTACATGACAATAAAGATAACACAGGTCACAGTTATGCAAGATATTAATCTTTACACATAAAGAGGATTGATGATGACACTAATTTGAATATTGCAATGAATGCTTCCATTGAAATCTACATTGGTcaattatgcaaaaaaaaaagttaataaaaACCAGACAATAATAATTAAACTTTAATTAAATTTCTACAAATTTTCTGTAATTAAAGAAGATTTTGTATTGGGATAGAAAAACTCTTTGAGCATTTAATGTAAAAATCTGtttaatatacatacatgtaaataatataatatgttttcaATTCAGAAAATCCTGTTGCTGGTGTATTCCCGATTCATGAATTGGTTTATGGTACCAACCAGTCTCATGATGTATCTCAAGACCCGTCACATGTCTCTGACAACCAGAGTGAATTTGAAGCACTACAAATGTCTCAACCAGATCCAGTAAGTTGTCTGAGATAGATCTGCAGCTACCCAAACTtcttataataataaaatgacaggttttcataacattaataaaatatctttaaaggagtatttcgtaatcctagcatcctcttttgtgaatttgcatgattatgtgcattacactactctatagacaatatgttgtaatttcgttctggtataccagaacgaaattcacattttacaatattcttgctaaacaaattaatctgcaagaaattattgggacataaacattatatagccagaagtttccagtgatataaaaatttcaactttttttgagaaaagtggggggatgatgccgtggatcatgaaatgcccttttaatgaaaacttgaaaaaaaaatcctaacatagaattttaaaaaaaatgatttcccaaaatattttacactgtttttactgggtttttttaatttaaaacgtTGTAAAAATCTTTTTGTgaccattaaagccataatgtgtgatttgtataAATAATAGATTCCTAAatgtatttaaatgttagtttttactgatcacattgaccccttttaatttcgagccaaataaatgaggaaaaaacaaagaaaattgctatttcattccaacgTCTATCATATCATAAATATTGGCGTAGCTTCACACAGTTAGGACGAGCAAACAAGACGTAACACAAATAGtgatacacacagtttatacttCAGTACCTAAAATGAATAgcaatatgcacacagtttacaCGTTAATGATTCAACACACACGGTGTCCTCTGAATAAAAGCatagatctccggttttattataaagaACTTAAATTTTGCTCTGATTAAAGCACTTGAGGCTTAGTTTTTCACATGTTATTtcagtacaccattgggcattataaTCATTAGGCAAACATCCTTGTTTTCAATATATTGCATCTAAAGGAGTTCAAAAAGACTTACTTCAAGTACccaaattggaataaatttgctAGAGAAGATCAAACAAGGGCCAGACAAATATGGCCAGTCTTGCAAACATTGGCTAACTTTCCCATGGGCCATCCAATGTGCCATGatttagtaggactacaactgataTCAACTGTTTCTATCTCTGGCTTAAAGTGATTCTCCTGAAAAGACCATGACTTTTGTTCAATAATTGCACAATAGAAATATGTCATGTTTCCTTGTTTTAATTTACATTATAGGGTTGCCCCAAACTATTTGGCTACTTGTCAGTCTTGATCTGTGAGATATAATGAGAACCAGACAACCAGCTGTGTCAAATAACCAGTACAGCTACTTCTTTAAAGAATTTTAGTTGTACTaaaaaggaagtgtccggcaatcacaacattaggtcttTTATGTTAGAACATTAATTACCAAGCACAAAGcacattaaccataaaaacgaataaaagcagccatctctcaacacgcgatattcaaaattcctgtgccaaaattgtctagagcaatgacgtcccaataattcaatgaagcctgacgacaaatgagcacaaataaccatgacgtcattgctatAGAACATTTCGGCatgagaattttgaatatcacgtgtgttgagagattgctgtttttattcgtttttataagAGATTGTTTATAAAACCATGTCATATGTGCTTGATAATTACTTTTTTAACATTATAAgacttaatgttgtgattgccggacacttccttcaAATTGATTTATGTGTTAACTGGAATAACCAGATATAGCAATATATTTCTTATTTCAAGTAATAGTTTTATTAACATAATGTGTTTTAACTTGGTCATTATTTTGCAGGTTCAAATCGGACCAAAACGTGTGCGGAGAGAGAAAATGCAATTACTACCCGGAAATTTTGTAGCAGTTTATACCACCAAATACAAACATCATTGGCCGCAAATTGGAGAGATTGTGAGCGTCAATGAGAGTGACATTACGCTTAATTGGTATAATGCCACATACACTGGCTATTGTTCACCAGCTTTCTTACAAAACAATGGGAAAAAAGAAAAGTGGGTAGAAGATGTAAATGTTGAAGATACTATTTCCGATCCATTCAAATTAACAAAAGCTTCAAAACTACCAGTAAGAATTGTGGAAGTTTTAAAAGTGCAGCAAGAACGTCTCAACATTGATTTGCAACGCAGTATTAGTGTATGATAACCAAAAATGCAACAACATTTTGTGAGATTTGTTAAAATGTACATTACCTATAAGTGTGGCAGCAGCAAGTTCCTGCTTCAAACCGGAACGCATGATCTTTTAATGTGATGCATCATTGGTGCTATCGGTTCCACAACCAGTCTcttatgttgaatattttattaattGTTCTGTAGATCTATTCAATTGTATGCTTCTTTATTAGTCGTAATGATTATCCTAGAGTCGGAATATTCCTCGGAGGGAGGCAAGCAGTGTTAGGCTATCCTTGAGTTAAAGAAAAACTGATCAGTATCATAGTGAAAACTCAATTTCTTCAGAGTAGAAGATCCTTTTGGGAAAAAGAAAGTGTATGTTCTGGTAGCTTCAATCAATGCCTCTAGCAAGAAATGTGAGAGGAAAGAAAAGAGTTTGCTAAACTATCACATTATGCATCACTATTTGATATTGAGAAAAGTTTGGAAAAGTACCTTCTCATGCCAATGTGTGCTACCTCAGGCTTTgtcatttgaaatttgcaggggagcctttaatcgctctccttgagtgctacatgagagcactaggagagcatttttactgtactgtatacatgtggttattattgttacaccaaatgtaggcgatAAAAAAAACTTGgctttatttgaggggagtgatggGGAGCAATAGCAAAGCCTGCTACCTACTCCAAAATTATTGTCCAGTAAAGTTAGCTCTCAGCAATAATCTAACATTAATTTTAAAGGGATTATTAGATTATTAATATGCACTTGCCATCATATTTTCTTCAGTTGGGCATGAAAATGTACAAAGATATTGATTACTAAAATGTGTAAGAAAATTGGCAAACAAATGGCTAAAATAAATGTGTAACCAagttatttttgacaatttttcaatCAAATCTGATTTTTCGCCATTATCCTGTGAACTAATGTTTTAATAGTTGAAGCCAATACCTTTCACATTGTGTCAGatggtggcggatgcgatatcgccatttttgacattggattaacacataatcatgaaatcttcataaacaattctaaatttgttatgtggtgtaaaAGCAAAATTATCTGACTCTAAACCCGTTGGGGTTTGACAAATTACCCCACTGTACaatgtaagtatgttgtttttcaatttatgaCTGCTAATCTGTCTATTTTGAATGGGACTGTTAggcttgtattttcgccagcctcgaacgtcgcgtgtcctataccgcctgcATTGTGTCAAGCTTGTAAACGTCTCATATCATACATCTTAAATATTTGCCATTGatcttttgatcaaaaatcaaatttgatacgGGAGTATAATATATGTGTCCTAAAAGGAGGAGAAGACTGATTGTATTAGGTTTCTTGATAAGCCGGGCACACCTATTTTGGATTCTATGAAGACAGGTGATGTTTTTCTGGGATATACCATTACAGAGGGCACCACCTGGACATTGCGACAGAAGATGAAGTCCATGAACTCTCTGATTTTGTTCAGGTTCTGATTCAGAAGTTCAAAGAGCGAGACATTGGTAATATGATCACTCATTTTCATCCGACAGTCGTAAAACTTCAACCAGGTTTTTTACCAAATAAGCAGGATGGATTTCAAAAAGAAGTCAGATGCTCAAGACACTTGTAATGACCAGCAGAAGACACAATGAGGAACTCGCATTTTCAGATTTCATCATCAGCTTGTTATTAACAATCAATGCCAACTCATTTACACATTGGGTCAGTTTCAACAATCTGCAAGCCAAATCATCAAGGATGCTCGGTCACAGGTCAGGAATAGTTGGAGGTCATCATTGTATGTAATTTGGATGGAGTGCTCACAGATTTTCACCAATTGTGTTGGAGTATACCGTAaaaagcgcttttgaaaacatgaaattgtaccaaagtctggcgctttaccaccTGAGTTATTGGGTTTGAACCAAACATTTGctggtttacttgttcgtatataactactATTATGTGTATCGacaatttgctcaaaaccctttacactttgtGGATggagctcttcatgtttgcatggtTTAAAAGCGATCGATAGTTGGCACATATGCTAGCTATCGAGTTAGATATGAGGACTAATGACATTCCCTGTGGGACGCCATACTTAAGCTGTGTCTCAAATGAGACATAACCAAAGACTTGGGATGTTTTATTACTCAAGTATGACTGGAACCAAAGAAGGACAGGGCCATGAAGTCCAAAGCTGTCAGACAACCACTGCAAAAGTATCCTGTGATCCACATCATTGAATGCAGTAGACATGTCATTCAAGTCATCTTTCCGATCGTCAATTGCTCTCGAAGGGATTCTTGAACAGCCAGAAGAGCACAATGATAGGCAGATTGAAGAGGTTTTCCCAAGCTGTTAGAATCCACAAAAGTGGCAACTTGATCTGGTGATCCAAGTAAGGTTTCTTCAGAATGGGGTGATTATAGCCTTACAAAATTCATAGGGAAATTGACTGGATGTAAGCAAATCATAGGCAATGCGACACAGTATACAAATGTAGGAATAATGGTGGACAACTGTTTATTATGAGCAAGGATGGGAGCCGGGGATGGGAGTGGGTCAAGATTACAGTTCTTGGTAAGGCATTTCGTGATGATATTTGTCAGATCTTCAGCAATAACATGCCGAAAAGCTGGCATACACAAATCCACAATGGTTAAACACTCTCACTTAAAACAAATTTATCCACTTCTTCACTGATATCTGATACATGATCAGTTTGTTTGTCACTGCAATCCAAGGACCCAGTACATGTATCTCATTGTTGCACAGTGGGCTGATTGGGCAAATATCTAATCACTGCACTTTATTTTGAAAAGGTTGAAATTTAAGCTGCTTCTCATTAATGTAGCAAACATTAAACTCAATTCCAGCTAATGTGCAGATATTTCATCTAGCAGGGATGACACAatcaatttgtataacatacaagcaaacaaaaaaggtAGATAACCATGTCTTATTACAATTTTTATCGCATAGCATAGTGGTTCACACCTTTACCTTTCACTCGCTTGGTCTTTGTTCGAAACCTGGTAGTGAGTCATTCTTTATTCTTTTTACTCTGGTCAGCAATGGTGCTTATTCCTTTGCAATACACACCTCTGAATAAAAATGAGCTCCACTACATGTTAAGGTGAGTCGGAGCCTTCTGGTCATTTTGTCcgattttaatttgtttaaataatgtaaagttatgtatattgatcttataggaaatgtaTCAAGAATCCGACTGATCACATTTATGTTTCCATAATGTATTGCAGGTATTCAGTTCCAACAAATTCTGTCAAAAACAAaagttttcgccattttcaccCTCCTcatgaaaatcatgcacatggtggaaaataaaacccattacaaGGCTCATTGTGATCAAAAATACCATAAAGTTTTGCCTAATGGCACACTTGGACTCTTTTGCCTTGAGGTAAAATTAATGTGCAAAAAGAGAgctccctctgaaattccaacaagaattaaggttctgtgGGATTTTTGGGGAGGGCTTTTTTAGGTTGTgtttaaaattccacttatgtcaccATTTATATCACCATTTAATAGACAAACATTATGGTATTTAACCAATACCATTCCCTTtgagtgtgggctttattttCTGCCGTATTTGAGCTCAAACATCCCGCCGCTATAGTTCATGTACCATTCTGACTTGCCTTTAAAAGTAATTttattattctattttatttatattatcatttcagtaatattttgttactacaggtaaattaagtaattcttggccaagctggaacattcacgtagcgtactaagcgtgtataCAATGTAAGGCGCGTGAATGCTTTCTGTACTTGTACAGATTTTTTGTTTagcgcggagccactagcgttcataaTGTTGGCCACGAATtgcttaatttacct
It encodes:
- the LOC140141531 gene encoding uncharacterized protein, which encodes MKACEKPSKYMSMILDGMDQHVTQLPKPLTNSKSMASMWKLPTHITGAIVHGRGQHVFVDINEVPHDSNMTMNVLLQVLLKYPSLPPVLYLQLDNCVRENKNRFMFAMCCMLVELQIFRKIKMSFLPVGHTHEDIDQFFSRIAQYLRKRNVQTIVKLLRLIKEAYKKLKTTTERLKNMFNIRDWLMPSIAPMRHHTQHHVFRFTLNEQGKAVMHTRQWANMTKEWTECDKTDNINYIIQSHPEGIPDLVPLCFIKPDLATFEVDIKKMEKFPWMKSDHLKEWGDFLQEIKHQKENPVAGVFPIHELVYGTNQSHDVSQDPSHVSDNQSEFEALQMSQPDPVQIGPKRVRREKMQLLPGNFVAVYTTKYKHHWPQIGEIVSVNESDITLNWYNATYTGYCSPAFLQNNGKKEKWVEDVNVEDTISDPFKLTKASKLPVRIVEVLKVQQERLNIDLQRSISV